From Elusimicrobiota bacterium, a single genomic window includes:
- the treS gene encoding maltose alpha-D-glucosyltransferase — MSPKKPGKEKVKKVPLTSEPMWYKDAIIYEIHVKSFFDSNDDGVGDFPGLIQKLDYFQSLGVNCLWLLPFYPSPLKDDGYDISDYENIHPTYGTMKDFRNFIKETHKRGIRVITELVVNHTSDQHPWFQAARKAAPGSAARNFYVWSDTDQLYKEARIIFTDSEKSNWTWDPVAKAYYWHRFFHHQPDLNFDNPQVVRAVMKTMRFWLDAGVDGVRLDAVPYLIERDGTSCENLPETHKILKRLRKEMDRRYKDRMFLAEANQWPADVRAYYGDGDECHMAFHFPLMPRLFMALRQEDRHPITEIIRQTPEIPPNCQWAIFLRNHDELTLEMVTDEERDYMYDEYANDPQMRLNIGIRRRLAPLMDHSRRQLELLTSILLSFPGTPLIYYGDELGMGDNVFLGDRNGVRTPMQWTGDRNAGFSRADPARLFCPPIMDPVYGYQSISVEAQERDPSSLLNWMRRMIALRKHYKVFGRGTMEFIYPQNRNILAYVRRYENDTILAVVNLSRNVQPVELDLSQFKGLTPVELMGRVEFPSIGDLPYFLTLSPHSFYWFQIQRPTASATTRAVEVTDFPALPVTTGKESGQDLFVGRSKKLLETNLLPAFIFRQRWFAGKGRRQMTCRITDWGELVGGESPTFFLMVTVDGMSGAPDRYAIPLAIARGEAATALVQSAPGSIVARLGSGESPALLYDAARDDAAGRAWIETIESSHKIETQKGSLRGEVTPAFAQVLRDTDKPFKIAPLSAEQSNTSILYGERFILKIFRRLSPGINPDWEIGRHLTQNTEFKNAPRTCGMLEYVAKGEEPSTFGILHQQRENQGSGWTHALNELKRYFERVLTRSDNEIPPEIPKAVIQAKEDLPPIVTETIGVYMNAASTLGRRTAELHQALATAPEGETAFTPEPLTVQDMTSAVTEMKVMAQKSLRALEYALGRLSGDARDKAHRVLSERTRLLDRLKSPKSVNLPGGRIRCHGDYHLGQVLWVENDFVILDFEGEPSRTLEDRRAKQSPLKDVAGMLGSIDYAVHTALAQLALDRPEIAGRMVPWAMLWRNAVSLAFLKTYRQTAEGKGFSPEEDELFDSILNLYLLDKSFYELHYEINNRPNWAYIPMEKLLAFLDKK, encoded by the coding sequence ATGAGCCCCAAAAAACCCGGAAAAGAAAAAGTTAAGAAAGTCCCCCTGACGTCCGAACCCATGTGGTATAAAGACGCCATTATTTACGAAATCCACGTCAAATCGTTTTTTGATTCCAACGACGACGGGGTAGGGGACTTCCCGGGTCTGATTCAAAAACTTGATTATTTCCAAAGCCTGGGCGTGAATTGCCTTTGGCTACTTCCCTTTTACCCTTCCCCCCTAAAAGATGATGGTTACGACATTTCCGATTACGAGAACATCCACCCCACCTACGGGACCATGAAAGATTTTCGCAATTTCATTAAAGAAACCCATAAACGGGGCATCCGCGTCATCACCGAATTGGTTGTCAATCACACATCGGATCAGCATCCGTGGTTCCAGGCCGCCCGAAAAGCCGCTCCCGGCTCCGCCGCGCGAAATTTTTATGTGTGGAGTGACACGGACCAACTCTATAAAGAAGCCCGCATTATTTTCACGGACAGTGAAAAATCCAATTGGACGTGGGACCCGGTGGCCAAGGCCTATTATTGGCACCGTTTTTTCCACCACCAGCCCGACCTCAATTTCGATAACCCCCAAGTGGTTCGCGCCGTCATGAAGACGATGCGGTTCTGGCTGGACGCGGGGGTGGACGGAGTCCGATTGGACGCGGTGCCCTACCTCATTGAGCGAGATGGGACGTCCTGTGAAAACCTGCCCGAGACACACAAAATTCTGAAGAGGCTTCGGAAGGAAATGGATCGACGATACAAAGACAGAATGTTTTTGGCTGAAGCCAATCAGTGGCCCGCGGATGTGCGGGCCTATTATGGCGACGGGGACGAGTGCCATATGGCGTTTCATTTCCCCCTCATGCCGCGGCTGTTCATGGCCCTCCGCCAGGAAGACCGCCACCCCATCACAGAAATCATCCGGCAAACACCGGAAATCCCTCCCAATTGCCAGTGGGCCATTTTCCTTCGCAACCACGACGAATTGACCTTGGAAATGGTAACGGACGAAGAACGAGACTACATGTATGACGAGTATGCCAACGATCCCCAAATGCGGCTCAACATCGGAATTCGCCGACGCTTGGCGCCCCTCATGGACCACAGCCGACGGCAACTGGAATTGCTGACCAGCATTCTGCTTTCCTTTCCTGGAACACCCCTCATTTATTACGGGGACGAGTTGGGAATGGGCGACAACGTGTTTTTGGGTGACCGGAACGGTGTGCGAACCCCCATGCAATGGACCGGGGACCGGAACGCTGGGTTTTCCCGAGCGGATCCCGCACGCCTCTTTTGCCCCCCCATCATGGATCCGGTCTATGGATACCAATCCATCAGCGTCGAAGCCCAGGAACGGGACCCCTCCTCCTTGCTGAATTGGATGCGGCGCATGATTGCCCTTCGCAAGCATTATAAAGTCTTTGGGCGAGGGACCATGGAGTTCATCTACCCCCAAAACCGGAATATTCTGGCCTACGTACGCCGCTACGAAAACGACACGATTTTGGCCGTGGTCAACCTTTCCCGGAATGTTCAACCGGTGGAATTGGACCTGTCCCAATTCAAAGGCCTCACCCCCGTGGAACTCATGGGTCGGGTGGAGTTCCCTTCCATTGGGGACCTTCCCTACTTTCTCACTCTGAGTCCGCATTCTTTTTATTGGTTCCAAATTCAACGACCTACCGCCAGTGCCACCACCCGCGCCGTGGAAGTCACCGACTTCCCAGCCCTTCCGGTGACAACTGGAAAGGAATCAGGTCAAGATCTTTTCGTGGGGCGGTCCAAGAAACTTTTGGAAACCAACCTGTTGCCCGCCTTCATTTTCCGTCAACGGTGGTTTGCCGGCAAAGGGCGTCGCCAAATGACCTGCAGGATCACCGATTGGGGCGAATTGGTCGGGGGCGAATCACCGACGTTTTTCCTCATGGTGACGGTGGATGGCATGTCGGGGGCCCCCGATCGTTACGCCATTCCGTTGGCCATCGCGCGAGGAGAGGCCGCAACAGCTCTGGTGCAAAGCGCGCCAGGTTCCATTGTTGCACGATTGGGGAGTGGAGAATCCCCAGCTCTTCTGTATGACGCCGCTCGAGATGATGCCGCGGGACGCGCGTGGATCGAAACGATTGAGTCTTCCCATAAAATTGAAACCCAAAAGGGCAGTTTGCGAGGGGAAGTCACCCCCGCTTTCGCTCAAGTGTTACGCGACACGGACAAGCCCTTTAAAATCGCTCCGCTTTCCGCCGAGCAAAGCAACACGTCTATCCTTTACGGAGAACGGTTTATCCTCAAAATATTCCGGCGCCTTTCCCCCGGGATTAATCCGGACTGGGAAATTGGCCGTCACCTCACACAGAATACCGAATTCAAAAATGCTCCCAGAACCTGCGGGATGTTGGAATACGTGGCCAAGGGTGAGGAACCCTCCACCTTTGGGATTCTCCATCAACAACGGGAAAACCAAGGAAGCGGATGGACCCACGCGCTGAACGAACTGAAACGCTATTTCGAACGGGTTTTGACGCGATCAGATAATGAAATACCACCGGAGATTCCGAAAGCCGTCATCCAGGCCAAAGAAGACCTTCCGCCCATCGTTACGGAAACCATCGGCGTCTACATGAATGCCGCTTCCACATTGGGCCGCCGCACCGCGGAACTCCACCAGGCGTTGGCGACCGCACCTGAGGGAGAGACCGCCTTCACGCCCGAACCCTTAACCGTTCAAGACATGACCTCGGCCGTGACGGAAATGAAAGTCATGGCACAGAAATCCTTGCGGGCCCTTGAATACGCTTTGGGACGACTTTCCGGAGACGCCCGAGACAAGGCCCATCGGGTTCTCAGTGAACGGACTCGGCTCTTGGATCGATTGAAGTCCCCAAAATCCGTAAACCTCCCTGGGGGTCGCATTCGTTGCCATGGGGACTACCACCTGGGCCAAGTCTTGTGGGTGGAAAACGACTTTGTGATCCTTGATTTCGAAGGAGAGCCCTCTCGCACCTTGGAAGATCGGCGGGCCAAACAATCGCCACTAAAAGATGTGGCGGGTATGTTGGGCTCCATTGATTACGCCGTGCACACGGCCTTGGCCCAATTGGCCTTGGATCGCCCGGAGATCGCGGGACGTATGGTTCCCTGGGCCATGCTGTGGCGAAACGCCGTCTCTTTAGCGTTTCTCAAAACCTACCGGCAGACCGCGGAAGGAAAAGGATTTTCTCCTGAAGAGGACGAGCTCTTTGATTCGATCCTGAATCTTTACTTGTTGGATAAGTCCTTTTATGAGCTCCATTACGAAATCAATAACCGCCCCAATTGGGCCTATATCCCCATGGAAAAACTACTCGCCTTTCTGGATAAAAAATGA